A region of Acidimicrobiales bacterium DNA encodes the following proteins:
- a CDS encoding TIGR03842 family LLM class F420-dependent oxidoreductase codes for MDFGIVLQTNPPAWRVVDLTRQAENLGFTHAWTFDSHLLWEEPFVVYSQMLAATHRIVVGPMVTNPATRDWTVTASLFATLNEMFGNRTICGIGRGDSAVRVTNGKPTTLDTLRRSIAVIRGLANGEEVEHRGSRLRFPWNPDSRLDVWVAAYGPKALALAGEVGDGFILQLADPDIAAWSIAAVRRAAEEAGRDPGSIRFCVAAPAYVGDDLAHQRDQCRWFGGMVGNHVADIVTRYGADGGQVPAALTSYIEGRKGYDYNEHGRAGNTHADFVPDDVIDRFCVLGPVDHHVERMCELKDLGVDQFAIYLQHDAKEATLQAYGESVIPRLAEIVAAKS; via the coding sequence GTGGACTTCGGGATCGTCCTCCAGACCAACCCCCCGGCGTGGCGGGTGGTGGACCTCACCCGCCAGGCCGAGAACCTCGGCTTCACCCACGCCTGGACCTTCGACTCCCACCTCCTGTGGGAGGAGCCGTTCGTCGTCTACAGCCAGATGCTGGCGGCCACCCACCGCATCGTCGTCGGCCCCATGGTGACGAACCCGGCGACGAGGGACTGGACGGTCACCGCCTCGCTGTTCGCCACGCTCAACGAGATGTTCGGCAACCGGACGATCTGCGGGATCGGCCGGGGCGACTCGGCCGTGCGGGTCACGAACGGCAAGCCGACCACGCTCGACACCCTGCGCCGGTCGATCGCCGTCATCCGCGGCCTGGCCAACGGCGAGGAGGTCGAGCACCGGGGGAGCCGGCTGCGGTTCCCGTGGAACCCGGACAGCCGCCTCGACGTCTGGGTGGCGGCCTACGGGCCCAAGGCGCTGGCCCTCGCCGGCGAGGTGGGCGACGGGTTCATCCTCCAGCTGGCCGACCCCGACATCGCGGCGTGGAGCATCGCCGCCGTGCGCCGGGCCGCCGAGGAGGCCGGCCGCGACCCCGGCTCGATCCGGTTCTGCGTCGCCGCGCCGGCCTACGTGGGCGACGACCTCGCCCACCAGCGGGACCAGTGCCGGTGGTTCGGCGGCATGGTCGGCAACCACGTGGCCGACATCGTCACCCGCTACGGAGCCGACGGCGGGCAGGTGCCGGCCGCCCTCACCAGCTACATCGAGGGCCGGAAGGGCTACGACTACAACGAGCACGGGCGGGCCGGGAACACCCACGCCGACTTCGTGCCCGACGACGTGATCGACCGCTTCTGCGTGCTGGGCCCGGTCGACCACCACGTCGAGCGGATGTGCGAGCTGAAGGACCTCGGGGTCGACCAGTTCGCCATCTACCTCCAGCACGACGCCAAGGAGGCCACGCTCCAGGCGTACGGCGAGTCCGTGATCCCGAGGCTCGCCGAGATCGTCGCCGCGAAGTCCTGA
- a CDS encoding ABC transporter substrate-binding protein: protein MRRNRRGWRALAVVLAVVLVAAGCGGDDDDSGGSDEQGSADSGDLTPVKLQLQWVAQAQFAGYYAALAEGYYEDEGLDVEIVEGGVDIVPQTQLATGAVDFAIAWVPKALASREEGAEITDIGQVFQRSGTLQVSWADEGIDEPADLEGKSVGNWGFGNEFELFAGLRQAGLDPQSDVTLVQQQFDMSALLAREIDAAQAMTYNEYAQVLETVNPDTGELYQPEDLSVIDWNEVGTAMLQDAIWADTGRLDDDDYRATSVAFLRASMRGWVFCRDNFDECVDHVLDAGPTLGRSHQAWQLAEVNKLIWPSPDGIGVMDQALWDQTVDVAVEEEIISAEPDEDAFTADLAQEAVDSLEEDGVDVVGDGYEAPEVQLNEGGA from the coding sequence ATGAGAAGGAACCGACGAGGATGGCGCGCGCTCGCCGTCGTGCTGGCGGTGGTGCTCGTCGCCGCCGGCTGCGGGGGCGACGACGACGACTCGGGCGGCAGCGACGAGCAGGGCTCGGCCGACAGCGGCGACCTCACCCCGGTGAAGCTCCAGCTCCAGTGGGTGGCCCAGGCCCAGTTCGCCGGGTACTACGCGGCGCTGGCCGAGGGCTACTACGAGGACGAGGGCCTCGACGTCGAGATCGTCGAGGGCGGCGTCGACATCGTCCCCCAGACCCAGCTGGCCACCGGCGCCGTCGACTTCGCCATCGCCTGGGTCCCGAAGGCGCTCGCCTCCCGGGAGGAGGGGGCCGAGATCACCGACATCGGCCAGGTGTTCCAGCGCTCGGGCACCCTCCAGGTGTCCTGGGCCGACGAGGGCATCGACGAGCCGGCCGACCTCGAGGGCAAGTCCGTCGGCAACTGGGGCTTCGGCAACGAGTTCGAGCTCTTCGCCGGGCTCCGCCAGGCCGGCCTCGACCCGCAGAGCGACGTCACCCTCGTCCAGCAGCAGTTCGACATGTCGGCCCTGCTGGCCCGGGAGATCGACGCCGCCCAGGCCATGACCTACAACGAGTACGCGCAGGTGCTCGAGACCGTGAACCCCGACACCGGCGAGCTGTACCAGCCCGAGGACCTGTCGGTCATCGACTGGAACGAGGTCGGCACGGCCATGCTCCAGGACGCCATCTGGGCCGACACCGGGCGCCTTGACGACGACGACTACCGGGCCACCTCGGTCGCCTTCCTGCGGGCCTCGATGCGGGGCTGGGTCTTCTGTCGGGACAACTTCGACGAGTGCGTCGACCACGTCCTCGACGCCGGCCCGACGCTCGGGCGCTCGCACCAGGCCTGGCAGCTGGCGGAGGTGAACAAGCTGATCTGGCCGTCGCCCGACGGCATCGGCGTGATGGACCAGGCGCTGTGGGACCAGACCGTCGACGTCGCCGTCGAGGAGGAGATCATCTCGGCCGAGCCCGACGAGGACGCGTTCACCGCCGACCTGGCCCAGGAGGCCGTCGACTCCCTCGAGGAGGACGGGGTGGACGTGGTCGGCGACGGCTACGAGGCGCCCGAGGTCCAGCTGAACGAGGGGGGCGCCTGA
- a CDS encoding ABC transporter permease subunit: protein MAATTSAVEAPAPEEQVGAAAPSLAAGAGAKVLLVVGAVAAVGLVWTGYKAMGEATGGTWPLTNVDLPVPTDDRTLPPFADVLTRFFDPQRAGDSTPLWRFVLDAALFTFREAAAGFVAGLVIGLGLALVMLRSGWLERGLLPYVIVSQTVPLIALAPLVVAWGNQIDVGVVEWQPWMSVSIIATYLTFFPVSVNALRGLKSPQPHSVELMRSYAASWWQTVVKLRFPAAVPYLVPALKVAATSAVVGAIVGEISAGVRGGLGRLIIDYAQQYLTDPARLYCAVIGAGILGVGFVALVDLADRLLAHHRPREAR from the coding sequence GTGGCCGCCACCACCTCCGCCGTGGAGGCGCCGGCCCCCGAGGAGCAGGTCGGCGCGGCGGCGCCGTCCCTGGCCGCCGGCGCCGGCGCCAAGGTGCTGCTCGTCGTCGGGGCGGTGGCCGCCGTCGGCCTGGTGTGGACGGGCTACAAGGCGATGGGCGAGGCCACCGGCGGCACGTGGCCGCTCACCAACGTCGACCTGCCGGTGCCGACCGACGACCGCACCCTGCCGCCGTTCGCCGACGTGCTGACCCGGTTCTTCGACCCCCAGCGGGCCGGCGACTCGACCCCGCTCTGGCGCTTCGTGCTCGACGCCGCCCTGTTCACGTTCCGGGAGGCGGCCGCCGGGTTCGTGGCCGGCCTGGTCATCGGCCTCGGCCTCGCCCTCGTCATGCTCCGGTCGGGCTGGCTCGAGCGGGGGCTGCTGCCCTACGTGATCGTCTCCCAGACCGTGCCGCTGATCGCCCTCGCCCCGCTCGTCGTGGCGTGGGGCAACCAGATCGACGTCGGCGTCGTCGAGTGGCAGCCGTGGATGTCGGTGTCGATCATCGCCACCTACCTCACGTTCTTCCCGGTCTCGGTGAACGCCCTGCGGGGGCTGAAGTCGCCCCAGCCCCACTCCGTGGAGCTGATGCGGAGCTACGCCGCGTCGTGGTGGCAGACGGTCGTCAAGCTGCGCTTCCCGGCCGCCGTGCCCTACCTGGTGCCGGCCCTGAAGGTGGCGGCCACGTCGGCCGTCGTCGGCGCCATCGTCGGGGAGATCTCGGCCGGGGTGCGGGGCGGCCTCGGCCGGCTGATCATCGACTACGCCCAGCAGTACCTCACCGACCCGGCCCGCCTGTACTGCGCGGTGATCGGCGCCGGGATCCTCGGCGTCGGCTTCGTCGCCCTCGTCGACCTGGCCGACCGGCTGCTCGCCCACCACCGCCCGAGGGAGGCCAGGTGA
- a CDS encoding FG-GAP repeat protein: MHRSGIAAALAALASLFVPVTVAGSAGAAPPRSSAAAAPAAAGGGDSAAGDFDGDGFGDLAVAAPGEDVGDVIDAGNVTVAYGTASGLTAAGAEVVRQGLSGVPGAPEQGDWFGAAVSAGDFDGDGFDDLAVGASQEDSGTVRDSGNVTVVYGTPSGLVGGRAEVLRHGLPPVGQALEADDWFGETTTVGDVDGDGFDDLVVAAPFEDVGSAIDAGNASVVFGSATGLGGGRATVTVRQGLSGLPGAPETSDWFGLRMTAGDLDGDGFDDLAVSAPAEDVGSVDAAGNVTVVFGTGAGPDLAAGEPVNASETDCGCLQAAAEFGATVATGDVNIDGFDDLAVGTPFWDEGGAADAGMVTLLFGTGERLFPSSSRVQPQVGQAAETGDQFSWNLVVVDVTADGVDDLIVGAAREDVGATVDAGNVTVIEGAGAEFPGPATTFHQGSFGGALEPTDLFGLTMSDGDFDGDGRPDLVIAAPGEDVGSADDAGNVTVVYGTATGLPGRPVPYNQGSFVGVAELGDTFGLNLS, translated from the coding sequence ATGCACCGTTCCGGCATCGCCGCGGCCCTGGCCGCGCTCGCGTCCCTGTTCGTCCCCGTGACCGTGGCCGGGTCGGCCGGTGCCGCCCCGCCCCGGTCGTCCGCCGCGGCCGCGCCGGCCGCGGCGGGGGGCGGCGACAGCGCGGCCGGCGACTTCGACGGGGACGGGTTCGGCGACCTCGCCGTCGCCGCGCCGGGCGAGGACGTGGGCGACGTCATCGACGCCGGCAACGTCACCGTCGCCTACGGCACGGCGTCGGGGCTCACGGCGGCGGGCGCCGAGGTCGTCCGCCAGGGCCTGTCCGGGGTGCCCGGCGCGCCCGAGCAGGGCGACTGGTTCGGCGCCGCCGTGTCGGCCGGCGACTTCGACGGCGACGGCTTCGACGACCTCGCCGTCGGGGCCTCCCAGGAGGACAGCGGCACGGTCCGCGACAGCGGCAACGTCACCGTCGTCTACGGCACGCCGTCGGGCCTCGTCGGCGGGCGGGCCGAGGTGCTCCGCCACGGGCTCCCTCCCGTCGGGCAGGCCCTGGAGGCCGACGACTGGTTCGGCGAGACCACCACGGTGGGGGACGTGGACGGCGACGGCTTCGACGACCTCGTCGTCGCCGCCCCGTTCGAGGACGTCGGCTCGGCGATCGACGCCGGCAACGCGTCCGTCGTGTTCGGCAGCGCCACCGGGCTCGGCGGCGGGCGGGCCACGGTCACCGTCCGCCAGGGCCTGAGCGGCCTGCCCGGCGCGCCCGAGACCTCGGACTGGTTCGGGCTGCGGATGACGGCCGGCGACCTCGACGGCGACGGGTTCGACGACCTCGCCGTCAGCGCCCCGGCCGAGGACGTGGGCAGCGTGGACGCCGCCGGCAACGTCACGGTCGTGTTCGGGACCGGCGCCGGGCCCGACCTCGCGGCCGGCGAGCCGGTGAACGCGTCCGAGACCGACTGCGGGTGCCTCCAGGCGGCGGCCGAGTTCGGCGCCACCGTGGCCACCGGCGACGTGAACATCGACGGGTTCGACGACCTCGCCGTCGGCACGCCGTTCTGGGACGAGGGCGGCGCCGCCGACGCCGGCATGGTCACGCTCCTGTTCGGGACGGGCGAGCGGCTGTTCCCGTCGTCCAGCCGGGTGCAGCCCCAGGTCGGCCAGGCCGCCGAGACCGGCGACCAGTTCTCCTGGAACCTGGTCGTCGTCGACGTCACCGCCGACGGGGTCGACGACCTGATCGTCGGCGCGGCGCGGGAGGACGTGGGCGCGACCGTGGACGCCGGCAACGTCACCGTCATCGAGGGCGCCGGGGCCGAGTTCCCGGGGCCGGCGACCACGTTCCACCAGGGCAGCTTCGGCGGCGCCCTGGAGCCGACCGACCTGTTCGGCCTGACGATGAGCGACGGCGACTTCGACGGCGACGGCCGCCCCGACCTGGTGATCGCCGCGCCCGGCGAGGACGTGGGCAGCGCCGACGACGCCGGCAACGTCACCGTCGTCTACGGCACCGCCACCGGCCTGCCCGGCCGGCCCGTGCCCTACAACCAGGGCTCCTTCGTCGGCGTCGCCGAGCTGGGCGACACCTTCGGGCTGAACCTGTCCTAG
- a CDS encoding SpoIIE family protein phosphatase produces the protein MADDGGGTATLRLGADLDGVGKARSFVAATVTAFGAARLAADAALCASELVANALLHARTPVTVAVRRRGTGVRVEVHDESDVPVVPVPPRDEAMTGRGLRLVASVADAWGVDTATVGKTVWAEIGTGAAPPPHLSGPQERAERDGGRPVRLVAVPVRLAVATDAHLDDVVRELQLVRSSPGSAPAPVALLEALDEATALLAPSRWTARAAVAEAARAGQRLADVTMSVGEDGVPAFWRLTAVLEQLAQLSRDGELLTPPPTEELSAYRRWLAAEVERQVGGAPPTPCPFPVVPGDGDAAGVPARELLLTERTAREAAERAAARLASLQAVAAGLTRALGTTEVADVVLGRGVAETGARSASLCLLQPDGETVAIVAAAGYSTDVRERWHTFPVSADLPASDAIRTGQAVYLRSAEERDARYPVFRDTPVVDNGAFAIVPLTVQPGRVLGAIAVGYAHSREFGAEDRDFLNALAGLTAQALDRARLHDTVVAAGARFAFLAEASDLLNASLALEDTLRALVALAVPRLGDWCSVHLLEDGEPRFVAAAHVDEDRKAAAEELHRRWPVRLGEAGIGTVLVDGRPALFQVVPEELLSTAARDEEHLAHLRDLGFGSGMAVPLTGGGTVVGALGVANGRGRVVTDEDFALAQDLGARAGAAVVNARLYGSQLHVARALQASLLPARLPAPERLDLAARYRAAGEGVDVGGDFYDAFEAGDRVVLAIGDVCGKGVEAASVTGAARHTIRAVALGEPSPSAVLRRLNDVLVRAAPEVDPGTDRAESAAVERRFCSVALATVEPTADGARLIAAVAGHPPPVVVRAGGAVERVPVAGDLAGLFPSVEVADVEVALGPGDAVVLHTDGVIERRAGSRFFGDEGVDAVLSSLAARRAGAAELAAGLERAALDAFPGEPTDDLAVLVLRVAG, from the coding sequence ATGGCGGACGACGGCGGCGGGACCGCCACCCTGCGCCTCGGCGCCGACCTCGACGGCGTCGGCAAGGCCCGCTCGTTCGTCGCGGCCACGGTGACGGCCTTCGGCGCCGCCCGGCTCGCCGCCGACGCCGCCCTGTGCGCCTCCGAGCTCGTGGCCAACGCCCTGCTCCACGCGAGGACCCCCGTCACCGTGGCCGTGCGCCGGCGGGGCACGGGCGTGCGGGTCGAGGTCCACGACGAGAGCGACGTGCCCGTCGTGCCGGTGCCGCCGCGGGACGAGGCGATGACCGGGCGGGGCCTGCGCCTCGTCGCCTCGGTGGCCGACGCCTGGGGGGTGGACACGGCGACGGTCGGCAAGACCGTGTGGGCCGAGATCGGCACCGGCGCCGCGCCCCCGCCCCACCTGAGCGGGCCGCAGGAGCGGGCCGAGCGGGACGGCGGCCGCCCGGTGCGCCTCGTCGCCGTGCCCGTCCGCCTCGCCGTCGCCACCGACGCCCACCTCGACGACGTGGTGCGCGAGCTCCAGCTGGTCCGCTCGTCGCCCGGCTCGGCGCCCGCGCCCGTGGCGCTGCTCGAGGCGCTCGACGAGGCCACCGCGCTGCTGGCGCCCAGCCGGTGGACGGCGAGGGCGGCCGTCGCGGAGGCGGCCAGGGCCGGGCAGCGGCTGGCCGACGTGACGATGTCCGTCGGCGAGGACGGCGTCCCCGCCTTCTGGCGGCTCACCGCCGTGCTCGAGCAGCTGGCCCAGCTGTCGCGCGACGGCGAGCTGCTGACCCCGCCGCCGACCGAGGAGCTGTCGGCCTACCGCCGGTGGCTGGCCGCCGAGGTCGAGCGCCAGGTCGGCGGGGCGCCACCCACGCCGTGCCCGTTCCCGGTGGTGCCGGGCGACGGCGACGCCGCCGGCGTGCCGGCCCGCGAGCTGCTGCTCACCGAGCGCACGGCCAGGGAGGCGGCCGAGCGGGCGGCGGCCCGCCTGGCCAGCCTCCAGGCCGTGGCCGCCGGGCTGACCCGGGCCCTCGGCACCACCGAGGTGGCCGACGTCGTCCTCGGCCGGGGCGTGGCCGAGACCGGCGCGAGGAGCGCCTCGCTGTGCCTGCTCCAGCCCGACGGCGAGACGGTCGCCATCGTCGCCGCCGCCGGCTACTCGACCGACGTGCGGGAGCGCTGGCACACGTTCCCGGTGTCGGCCGACCTGCCGGCGAGCGACGCCATCCGCACCGGCCAGGCCGTCTACCTCCGTTCGGCCGAGGAGCGCGACGCCCGCTACCCGGTGTTCCGGGACACGCCGGTGGTCGACAACGGCGCGTTCGCCATCGTGCCGCTCACCGTCCAGCCCGGCCGGGTGCTCGGGGCCATCGCCGTCGGCTACGCCCACTCCCGCGAGTTCGGCGCCGAGGACCGCGACTTCCTGAACGCGCTGGCCGGGCTGACCGCGCAGGCGCTCGACCGGGCCCGCCTCCACGACACGGTCGTCGCCGCCGGCGCCCGGTTCGCGTTCCTGGCCGAGGCCAGCGACCTGCTGAACGCCTCGCTCGCCCTCGAGGACACCCTGCGCGCCCTCGTCGCCCTGGCCGTCCCCCGCCTGGGCGACTGGTGCTCGGTCCACCTGCTGGAGGACGGCGAGCCCCGGTTCGTGGCCGCCGCCCACGTGGACGAGGACCGCAAGGCCGCGGCCGAGGAGCTCCACCGGCGCTGGCCCGTCCGCCTCGGCGAGGCCGGCATCGGCACGGTGCTGGTCGACGGCCGGCCGGCGCTGTTCCAGGTCGTCCCCGAGGAGCTGCTCAGCACGGCGGCGAGGGACGAGGAGCACCTGGCCCACCTGCGGGACCTGGGGTTCGGGTCGGGCATGGCCGTGCCGCTCACCGGGGGCGGCACCGTCGTCGGCGCCCTCGGCGTGGCCAACGGGCGGGGTCGGGTGGTGACCGACGAGGACTTCGCGCTGGCCCAGGACCTCGGGGCCAGGGCCGGCGCCGCCGTCGTGAACGCCCGCCTGTACGGGTCCCAGCTCCACGTGGCCAGGGCCCTCCAGGCCAGCCTGCTGCCGGCCCGCCTCCCGGCGCCGGAGCGGCTCGACCTGGCCGCCCGCTACCGGGCCGCCGGCGAGGGCGTGGACGTCGGCGGCGACTTCTACGACGCCTTCGAGGCCGGCGACCGGGTGGTGCTCGCCATCGGCGACGTGTGCGGCAAGGGGGTCGAGGCGGCCAGCGTGACCGGCGCCGCCCGTCACACGATCCGGGCGGTGGCCCTCGGCGAGCCGTCGCCGTCGGCCGTGCTCCGGCGGCTGAACGACGTGCTCGTCCGGGCCGCGCCCGAGGTCGACCCGGGCACCGACCGGGCCGAGTCGGCCGCCGTCGAGCGCCGGTTCTGCTCGGTCGCCCTCGCCACCGTCGAGCCCACGGCCGACGGCGCCCGGCTCATCGCCGCCGTGGCCGGCCACCCGCCGCCCGTCGTCGTCCGGGCCGGGGGCGCGGTGGAGCGGGTGCCGGTGGCCGGCGACCTCGCCGGGCTGTTCCCGTCCGTGGAGGTGGCCGACGTGGAGGTGGCGCTCGGCCCGGGCGACGCCGTCGTGCTCCACACCGACGGCGTGATCGAGCGCCGCGCCGGCTCCCGGTTCTTCGGCGACGAGGGCGTCGACGCCGTGCTGTCGTCGCTCGCAGCGAGGCGCGCCGGGGCGGCCGAGCTGGCGGCGGGCCTGGAGCGCGCCGCCCTCGACGCCTTCCCCGGCGAGCCGACCGACGACCTCGCCGTGCTCGTGCTGCGGGTCGCCGGCTGA
- a CDS encoding ABC transporter permease subunit, giving the protein MSVVALPRPRRRWNRPDLVLPPVAVAVVGLGGWELAVDAFDIQRFLLPKPSAIWSALVEERDVIWEAARTTGWVAVSGLLAGVVAAVVFALACSRFRPLARAVTPLASALAATPIVALAPVYFKWFGQVGPTAKQAVVVSVVLFPVFVNTARGLLEVQPVHLELMRSYAAGEWRVLREVRVPNALPFFFTALKVAASLSVIAAIVSEYFGGEQGTLGGIITQSAGLSRYDRAWAAVLAACALGLALYAGVTLLERLLVHRHTGRQT; this is encoded by the coding sequence ATGAGCGTCGTCGCCCTGCCCCGTCCCCGCCGGCGCTGGAACCGGCCCGACCTCGTGCTGCCGCCCGTCGCCGTCGCCGTCGTCGGCCTCGGCGGCTGGGAGCTCGCCGTCGACGCCTTCGACATCCAGCGCTTCCTCCTCCCGAAGCCGTCGGCCATCTGGTCGGCCCTCGTCGAGGAGCGGGACGTGATCTGGGAGGCGGCCAGGACGACCGGCTGGGTGGCGGTCAGCGGGCTGCTGGCCGGGGTGGTCGCCGCCGTCGTGTTCGCGCTGGCCTGCTCCCGCTTCCGCCCGCTGGCCCGGGCCGTCACCCCGCTCGCGTCGGCGCTGGCGGCGACCCCGATCGTCGCCCTCGCCCCCGTCTACTTCAAGTGGTTCGGCCAGGTGGGGCCGACGGCCAAGCAGGCCGTGGTCGTCTCGGTCGTGCTCTTCCCGGTGTTCGTGAACACCGCCCGCGGCCTGCTCGAGGTCCAGCCCGTGCACCTCGAGCTGATGCGGTCCTACGCGGCGGGGGAGTGGCGGGTGCTCCGCGAGGTGCGGGTGCCGAACGCGCTCCCGTTCTTCTTCACCGCGCTGAAGGTGGCCGCCTCGCTCAGCGTGATCGCGGCGATCGTGTCCGAGTACTTCGGCGGCGAGCAGGGGACCCTCGGCGGGATCATCACCCAGTCGGCCGGCCTCAGCCGGTACGACCGGGCCTGGGCCGCGGTGCTGGCGGCCTGCGCCCTGGGCCTCGCCCTCTACGCGGGGGTGACCCTGCTCGAGCGGCTCCTCGTCCACCGGCACACAGGGAGGCAGACATGA
- a CDS encoding ABC transporter ATP-binding protein codes for MSGGPAVAVSGVDQVFNRGRRNEVVALRGIDLEVEPGGFVSLIGPSGCGKSTLLRLVADLIQPTAGTVTVNGKPARQARLDQDYGMAFQQAGLFEWRTVAANVELPLELRGWDRARRRERSRELLELVRLGEFAGHRPWELSGGMQQRVAIARALAVRPPILLMDEPFGALDEMTREHMQDELVRICAETGTTVVFVTHSIPEAVFLSDRVVVMSARPGRITAVVEVGLDRRDQDTREDPAFYAAVTEVREALRGRTGRVADPTAVVER; via the coding sequence GTGAGCGGGGGGCCGGCGGTCGCCGTCAGCGGCGTCGACCAGGTGTTCAACCGGGGCCGGCGCAACGAGGTCGTCGCCCTGCGGGGCATCGACCTCGAGGTCGAGCCGGGCGGGTTCGTGTCGCTGATCGGCCCGTCGGGGTGCGGGAAGTCCACGCTCCTCCGCCTCGTCGCCGACCTCATCCAGCCGACCGCGGGCACGGTCACCGTCAACGGCAAGCCGGCCCGCCAGGCCCGCCTCGACCAGGACTACGGCATGGCCTTCCAGCAGGCCGGCCTGTTCGAGTGGCGGACGGTGGCGGCCAACGTCGAGCTGCCGCTGGAGCTGCGGGGCTGGGACCGGGCCAGGCGCCGGGAGCGGTCGAGGGAGCTGCTCGAGCTGGTGCGGCTGGGCGAGTTCGCCGGCCACCGGCCCTGGGAGCTGTCGGGCGGCATGCAGCAGCGGGTGGCCATCGCCAGGGCGCTCGCCGTCCGCCCGCCGATCCTCCTCATGGACGAGCCCTTCGGCGCCCTCGACGAGATGACGAGGGAGCACATGCAGGACGAGCTGGTCCGCATCTGCGCCGAGACCGGCACGACCGTCGTCTTCGTCACCCACTCGATCCCCGAAGCCGTGTTCCTGTCGGACCGGGTGGTCGTCATGTCGGCCCGCCCCGGCCGCATCACGGCCGTCGTCGAGGTCGGCCTCGACCGCCGCGACCAGGACACGAGGGAGGACCCGGCCTTCTACGCCGCCGTCACCGAGGTGCGGGAGGCGCTGCGGGGCCGCACCGGTCGGGTGGCCGACCCGACCGCGGTGGTGGAGCGATGA